The window GGTCGTCGATTTCGTCGATGTCGAGGTGCCCGGAGAGTTTCGCCGCGCGGTGGATGAGTTCCTCTTCTTCCTCGGAGTGTTCGATACCGACGTTCTCCTTGAGGAAGTCAATCATGTCGGGGTAGACGGCCTCGTAGACCGTCGGCGTCCCTTGGGAGACCCACGTCCACCGTTCGAGGCCGTAGCCCGTGTCGACGATGTACGTGTCCATCGGCGAGTAGTTGTTCCCGTCCTTGAGGTGGTACTCGCCTTCGGGGTCCTGCTTCATCGACATGAAGACGAGCGTCGCGAGTTCTGCGCCGCGGTAGAGAACTTCGAAGGCAGGTCCGGCGTTGCCGCCGCCGACCCACGGGTCTTCGATGTAGGTGATTTCGGAGATGTCGGCGCCGAGCGACTCGAAGAACTCGTCGCAGAGACGGACGGTGTCGTCCTTCCAGTAGACTTCGCCCTCGTAGGCGTACTTGTCGCCCGCTTCTTCGCGTGCGTTGAACGCGTGGTGCGCCATCATCTCGAACGCCATCGTGTGGCGTCCGGTCTTGCCCACGTTGTCGATGTCCTGCATACGGATACAGGGCTGAGAGATGGTCAGTGGGTTCGCCGGCGGCGGCGTCTCGCCGGACGTGACGAGCGGTTGGAAGTCGTAGATAGACGCCTGCGTCAAGAGCACGTCGTCACGCCAGCGGTTCGCGGCGACCGGATAGGGGTCGATACGCTCGTGGTCCTGTTCTTCGAAGAACGAGAGGAACTTCTCTCGCATCTCTTCGAGGGTGTACTCCTCGTCGAATCCGGGGTTGTCGATGAACGTGTAGTCGTCCGCCGGGGGTTCGCCACACGTCTCTCGGTCTGGGTCTCGTGTCCAGAAGTACACGCCCGTCACGGGGCACTGCTTCCGGTAGAAGCCCTCCTCCTCGAAATAATCGAGGCGGTACTCCTCTTCGAGTTCACTCATTGCCAAAGTCTGGTCTACCGTCGGGTAAAACAGTTCCGGGAAATAGCCGCAGACGCCCGATTCTGGGCAATACTGTCTGCACGGGCCGTGTCGTTCATTTCCCTCCGTAACGAATGGAGAGTATGGAACTCGCCTCGGTCCGCAGACGACCTGCCGTCGAACTCCTCGCGTGGGTCGTCCTCGCGCAACTCGCGGGGGCCGTCGGAAGTGTGTTCACCGTCACCTCGCTCGACTCGTGGTACGCGACGCTCGTCCGCCCGTGGTTCGCACCGCCGAACTGGCTCTTCGGTCCCGTCTGGATAACCCTCTTTACGCTAATGGGCGTCGCGGCGTTCCTCGTCTCGCGGAGTGGTCACCCCCGAAGTCGCCGCGCCCTCGCCATCTTCGGCGGACACCTCGTCGTCAACGTCGCGTGGTCGGCCGCCTTCTTCGGCCTCCAGTCGCCAGCGGCGGGCCTCGTCGTCATCGTCGTCCTCCTCGGCGCAATCCTCGCGACGATTCGTGAGTTCGCCATCGTGGACTGGCGGGCCGCCGCACTCCTCGTCCCGTATCTCGCGTGGGTATCGTTCGCGACAGCACTCAACTACGGATTCTGGTCGCTCAACTGAGCGACCGAGAACGAGTCATTACTGTCAATTCTTGTGAGTAGGGAACATGCCGCAACGATTATATTTCTCGTACTCGTCAAAACGGTAGAAACCCGTGTACGCGACGGAACTTACGGTCGTCGTGGATGTCGATTTCGACTGCGACATTGACCTCGGTACCGAGGTTACAGTCGCATCGGCGAGCGACGACTCGACGCCGAGTGACCCCGCCTGCCTCGTCGTCTCCGACTCGACGACGGCCATCCCCAGTCGCGTACCAACCATCCTGTACACCGACGAAGACCCGGAAGACGTCGTCTCCCCGGAGCGGTTCGACGCGTACGTGCCACGCGGTGACCCAGAGGCAGTCGAAGCACAGATTCGGTGGGTGCTTTCGACTCGCGGCACCGACACACCTCCCGAACGGGACCGACTCAAGCGCCTCTACGAAGGGACGACAAATCTCATCACGGCAGAGACTGTCGACGAATTGTACGACCGAGCCATCGGCCTCGCAAAACACATCCTCGAATTCGACAATTCGTCGTTCATCGTCCACGAGGGCGACGGGTTCTACATCAGGGGGAACGAGCGCGACTTGGAGGGGACAGGACCGATTCCGACCGACACGGGAATTCTCGGCCAGACCTACCAGACGCAACAATCCTCCCTCGTCGACGACATTCGCGACCATCCGCAGGCCGAACCCGACGACCCGGCGTATCGGTCAGTGGTGAGCGTCCCGATGGGGAACAAAGGTGTCTTTCAGGCACTCTCGAACGAAGTCGGTGCCTACGACGAGACCGACCTCAGATTGGCCGAACTCCTCGTCTCGTACGTCTCGGAGACCCGAGCACGCATCGAAACCGAGGCCGCGATGCGGCACAGTCGCGAACAAATCGAGCGACTCCACCACGGTGCCACCGAGTTGGCCGCGACGACGAGTCTCACCGAGTTGTTCGAACGAACCGTCGAGATTACCGACGACATCCTCGACTTCCACCTGAGTTACGTCGGCGTCGTCGAAGACGACGAAATCGTCCCGACGGCCATCTCGACGGGCACACCGGACGATGGGGCCGAACGCGTCTCTATCGAGGATGGCGGAACCGCCGCGAAGACGTACCGAACTGGCGAGACGCAACTCGTCTCTGACATCGCCAGCGACGCGGACGCAAAACCGGTCAAACAGACGTATCGGTCGGGACTGAGCGTTCCAATCGACGACATCGCCGTGTTTCAGGCCGCATCGTACGTCCCGGACGCGTTCGACCAGACAGACGTGGAGTTGACCGAACTGCTCATGGCACACGTCGCCGTCACCGCCGACCGAATCTGCGCGGAGACGAATCTCCGCGAGGAACGTGACCGGTCCAGCGCCCTCTTTGCACACGTCTCGGACGCTGCCGTCGCCTACGACGTCGAAGACGGTGCTGTCACAGTCCTCGGCGTGAACAGAGCGTTCGAGGATATCTTCGGCTACGACTCGGGTGCCGTGGTCGGAACCGACCTTCTCGGCCGCGTCGTCCCACCAGAGAGCGACGACGACGGCGACGACGACACCGCCGGTGCCGCAGGCATCCCAGAACTACTCGTCGCGACAGGTGAGAGTTACCGCGGAGAGGTACGCCGTCGAACGGACGACGGTGTCCGTGAGTTCATCTTGAACGTGGTCCCGCTTTCGCCCGGCGAAGAACGCGGGTCGGGGTACGCAATCTACACGGATATCACCGAGCGGAAGGCGCGTGAAGACGAGTTAGAGCGGCAGAACGAACGTCTCGAAGAGTTCACCAACATCGTGAGCCACGACCTTCGAAATCCACTGAGCGTCGCCCGTGGACACCTTCAACTCGCGCGTGAGACCGGTGCAGACGAACGGTTCGACACGGCGGAAGACGCACTCGACCAGATGGAGACGCTCATCGACGACCTGCTCTCGCTCGCTCGACGTGGGCAACTCGTCGACGAGACGACGCCCGTCGACCTCGGAACCGTCGCCAACCGGGCGTGGATGACGACCGAAACCGCCGATGCGACGCTGGAGACGCCAGAAAACGTCGTGCTAGACGCAGACGAAGACAGACTCGGCGAGTTACTCGCCAACCTGTTTCGGAACGCAGTCGAACACGGTTGTGAGTCGGTTCACGTCGAGGTCGGTGGTGTTGACGGCGGCTTTTTCGTCCAAGACGACGGGTCGGGCATCGAACCGGACCGCCGCGACGACGTGTTCGAGCCCGGTGAAACGACCGGTGGCGACGGTATCGGCTACGGCCTCGCAATCGTAGAGTCGATTGCCGACGCACACGGGTGGTCGGTTATCGTCACGTCGTCGCCGTCGGGTGGAGCGCGCTTCGAATTCCGAGGCTGACTAGACCAGAGTCGGTAAAACGTGCGTGTCGATTAGTTCTGCGAGAGTGCGAGCGACGCGAGGAGCGCTTCGAGTTGGACCTGTTCGTTCGCCCCCTCGGAGATGCGGTAGTCGGCCTCGCCGATGCGTTCCATGAGGCGGACGGCGGCGCGTTCGTCTAGGTCGAAGTCCCAGACCGACCGGTGGAGTTGGTCGATGATGTCGCCACCGGCCATACCGGTGTCGACGATGAGCGTCTCCAGTTTCTTGCGGGCGGTGGTGAACTCGCCGTCGATGGCCGCGCGGACCATCTCTTCGATGTCTTCGGGGCGGGCCGTCGAGGTAATCATGTAGACGGCTTCCTCGTCGACGACTTCGCCGGTCGTCGCCGCGGCCTGCAAGGAGTTGATGGCGCGACGCATGTCGCCGCCGGCGGCGTAGACGAGGGCGTCGAGACCCTCGTCGGTGAGTTCGATACCTTCGGCGGCGGCGATGTCACGAGTCTGGTCGGCGATGGCGTCGTCACCGAGTGGTGAGAAGCGGAAGACGGCACACCGCGACTGGATGGGGTCGATAATCTTCGAGGAGTAGTTACACGAGAGGATAAAGCGCGTGTTGTCGGAGAACTGCTCCATCGTCCGGCGGAGCGCCGACTGCGCGTCGTTGGTCAGCGAGTCGGCCTCGTCGAGGAAGATGATACGGTAGTCGTGGCCACCGAACGACGACCGAGCGAAGTTCTTGATTCGGTCGCGAACCACGTCGATGCCGCGCTGGTCCGAGGCGTTGAGTTCGAGGAAGTTGCCGCGCCAATCGTCGCCGTAGATTGCACGGGCGATGGCCGTCGCGGAGGTCGTCTTCCCGACGCCCGCCGGGCCCGCAAAGAGCAGGTGCGGCAGGTCGTCACGCTCGATGTAACTGCGCAGTCGCTCGACGATTTCTTCTTGTCCGTAGACGTCGTCGAGGGTCTGCGGTCGGTACTTCTCGATCCAGATTTCGCGACCCGCCGGGGTGTCGCCCGACTCCGCGGCCTCGCTCATATCCACTTCACAGGCGGCCGCGCACATAAAGCGTCCGAGACAACTCGCTCACCTCGAACCGGCGAAGAAAAACCGGCAGTTCGTGGCCGGCGAGACACCGCTCACGGCAGGTTCGCGATGAGGTCGCGGTACTCGGCTTCCGGCCACGCCTTCAGCGTCTCGCCTTCGACGGCCCCCGTCTGACCGATTCGGAGCATCGCCTTCGCCGCGGCGTCGTCGTCCGGGAATTCGATGACACTGACGATGTCGTATTCCCCCATCGTGAGGTAGAATCCTTTCATCTCGCCACCTAACGACTCCACGAGGTCGATTGCGGAATCGAGGCGGTTCGGACTGTCGTCTATGTGTTCGATACCTCGCTGTGTGTAGTTCCAGAGGGTGATGTAGGTCGGCATTGGTGCAGTCCCTCTCTGGCGTCTTTCGACACCAGCCAGTTATTCGTCACAAATTGGTATAACTATTGACATATTTCGACATTCGAGAAGCTAGCCTTCGCTTGACGTACAAGCCGACGGACTGAAACCGACTCCCGCCCCACGCCAGAGCATGGACGTAACCGTCGAAGTCGTCGGCGAGGAGACCCAAGCGGTCACCGTGGGCGACGATGGTACCTACGCGGACCTCGTCAAGGCGGTGGGCCTCAGTCCCCACGAGGTGTCCGTCCTCGTCGACGGCCGCCCCGTTCCCGAGGACCAACCAGTCGAAGTCGAACAGGTGCAGGTACTCCGCCTCATCAAAGGCGGACGCGCCTGACTGGCAGGTCACCGCACCCGACAGTCCGGTCTTCACGGCGGCTTTCGGTGTTTGGTAGCGAAATCGCACTCCCGCAGGGCGGTTATACTCGGCGTCCTCGATTTCCAGAGCGTGTCTGCCAACACGAACTCCCTCGACTTCGAACTGCCTAACGTCGCCGCCGGTCCCGACACGCTCTCGCCGGCCACCCTCGACGCCGACTTCCTGCTCTTGTTGCTCCAGCGAGACTACTACTGCAAAGTCTGTCGCCGGCAAGTCCAATCGGTGAAGCGGCGCTACGACGAGTTCGAAGCACGCGATGCCGAAGTCGTCTCTGTCCTCCCCGACCCACCGGAACGCGCCGAGAAGTGGCAGCGAAGCTACGACCTGCCGTTTCCACTCCTCGCCGACCCCGGTGCCGAAGTCGGCGACGAGTTCGACCAGCCGACGCGATTCGGCGCGCTCGGTAAACTCCACGACATGGTGGGACGGATGCCCGAAGCCGTCCTCGTGGACCTCCGTGACGACAACCCGGAAGTCGTCTACACCCACCGTGGGTCGAACCCGGCCGACCGTCCCGAACTCGACGACCTGTTGACCCGTATCGACCGTATGGCCGCGTAAACCCGCTGTCGTTCGCGCTCTCACTCCGTCGGACCTTTCTCTCTCGGCATCCCATCACCGGTGATGAGCGATACCGTCGTCCGCGAGGGCGGCCCGGACGAGTTGGTCGCCGTCATGCGCGTCCTCGACGCGGGACTACTCGAAGTGGCCGCCAGCGAGGTGCGCGAGCGACTCGAAACGGGCGATTGTCTCGTCGCCGACGCGTCGGGTCGTGTCGTCGGTGCACTCGTCCTCGACGACGACTACATCGACGCAGTTGCCGTCTCACCGAGTCGACGTGGGAACGGGGTCGGGACCGCACTCGTCGAGGCCGCAGTGGCCCGGCAGGGACGTCTCGTCGCCGACTTCGACGCTCGTGTCCGTCCCTTCTACGAGTCGCTCGGCTTCTCCATCGAACCGACGTCCGAAGCGCAAGCCGACGACCGATTCCGCGGTGTTCGTGCCGATTACCGTGGGTGTCGTTAACAACCGACATAGGTATATCGCCACGCCTGTTATGATTACAGAGCCGAGGCCATGGCAAACCGAGAACGCGGCGACAGAATACTCACCGACTGGAATCGGGTGTTCGACGCGCTCGCGGACCCGTCGCGCCGGTACGTCCTCGAGTATCTGCACGACAGGACCCAACCGGTACCGGTGTGGGAACTCGCTATCGCGCTCGCAGTTCGGACGACCGACCGTCCTGCGGATCAGGTCGACATCCAAATCGTCGAACAGGCAGAGACGGGTATCGTCCACGTCCACCTGCCGAAACTCGAGGCGGCGAACCTCGTGGAGTCGAACGGCGAGACGATTACGTTGACGGACCACGCCGAGACACTCCCGCTGTTCACGCCGGCGTA is drawn from Haloferax litoreum and contains these coding sequences:
- a CDS encoding GNAT family N-acetyltransferase, with the translated sequence MSDTVVREGGPDELVAVMRVLDAGLLEVAASEVRERLETGDCLVADASGRVVGALVLDDDYIDAVAVSPSRRGNGVGTALVEAAVARQGRLVADFDARVRPFYESLGFSIEPTSEAQADDRFRGVRADYRGCR
- a CDS encoding DUF7344 domain-containing protein; translated protein: MANRERGDRILTDWNRVFDALADPSRRYVLEYLHDRTQPVPVWELAIALAVRTTDRPADQVDIQIVEQAETGIVHVHLPKLEAANLVESNGETITLTDHAETLPLFTPAYRGIVRPAASEENEGDWES
- a CDS encoding TspO/MBR family protein; the encoded protein is MELASVRRRPAVELLAWVVLAQLAGAVGSVFTVTSLDSWYATLVRPWFAPPNWLFGPVWITLFTLMGVAAFLVSRSGHPRSRRALAIFGGHLVVNVAWSAAFFGLQSPAAGLVVIVVLLGAILATIREFAIVDWRAAALLVPYLAWVSFATALNYGFWSLN
- a CDS encoding GAF domain-containing protein, which gives rise to MYATELTVVVDVDFDCDIDLGTEVTVASASDDSTPSDPACLVVSDSTTAIPSRVPTILYTDEDPEDVVSPERFDAYVPRGDPEAVEAQIRWVLSTRGTDTPPERDRLKRLYEGTTNLITAETVDELYDRAIGLAKHILEFDNSSFIVHEGDGFYIRGNERDLEGTGPIPTDTGILGQTYQTQQSSLVDDIRDHPQAEPDDPAYRSVVSVPMGNKGVFQALSNEVGAYDETDLRLAELLVSYVSETRARIETEAAMRHSREQIERLHHGATELAATTSLTELFERTVEITDDILDFHLSYVGVVEDDEIVPTAISTGTPDDGAERVSIEDGGTAAKTYRTGETQLVSDIASDADAKPVKQTYRSGLSVPIDDIAVFQAASYVPDAFDQTDVELTELLMAHVAVTADRICAETNLREERDRSSALFAHVSDAAVAYDVEDGAVTVLGVNRAFEDIFGYDSGAVVGTDLLGRVVPPESDDDGDDDTAGAAGIPELLVATGESYRGEVRRRTDDGVREFILNVVPLSPGEERGSGYAIYTDITERKAREDELERQNERLEEFTNIVSHDLRNPLSVARGHLQLARETGADERFDTAEDALDQMETLIDDLLSLARRGQLVDETTPVDLGTVANRAWMTTETADATLETPENVVLDADEDRLGELLANLFRNAVEHGCESVHVEVGGVDGGFFVQDDGSGIEPDRRDDVFEPGETTGGDGIGYGLAIVESIADAHGWSVIVTSSPSGGARFEFRG
- a CDS encoding replication factor C small subunit, with product MSEAAESGDTPAGREIWIEKYRPQTLDDVYGQEEIVERLRSYIERDDLPHLLFAGPAGVGKTTSATAIARAIYGDDWRGNFLELNASDQRGIDVVRDRIKNFARSSFGGHDYRIIFLDEADSLTNDAQSALRRTMEQFSDNTRFILSCNYSSKIIDPIQSRCAVFRFSPLGDDAIADQTRDIAAAEGIELTDEGLDALVYAAGGDMRRAINSLQAAATTGEVVDEEAVYMITSTARPEDIEEMVRAAIDGEFTTARKKLETLIVDTGMAGGDIIDQLHRSVWDFDLDERAAVRLMERIGEADYRISEGANEQVQLEALLASLALSQN
- a CDS encoding GYD domain-containing protein, with protein sequence MPTYITLWNYTQRGIEHIDDSPNRLDSAIDLVESLGGEMKGFYLTMGEYDIVSVIEFPDDDAAAKAMLRIGQTGAVEGETLKAWPEAEYRDLIANLP
- the samp2 gene encoding ubiquitin-like small modifier protein SAMP2, giving the protein MDVTVEVVGEETQAVTVGDDGTYADLVKAVGLSPHEVSVLVDGRPVPEDQPVEVEQVQVLRLIKGGRA
- a CDS encoding peroxiredoxin family protein, whose protein sequence is MSANTNSLDFELPNVAAGPDTLSPATLDADFLLLLLQRDYYCKVCRRQVQSVKRRYDEFEARDAEVVSVLPDPPERAEKWQRSYDLPFPLLADPGAEVGDEFDQPTRFGALGKLHDMVGRMPEAVLVDLRDDNPEVVYTHRGSNPADRPELDDLLTRIDRMAA